A region from the Benincasa hispida cultivar B227 chromosome 10, ASM972705v1, whole genome shotgun sequence genome encodes:
- the LOC120087735 gene encoding tRNA-splicing endonuclease subunit Sen2-1 translates to MAPRWKGKGSEAKALADPMSNIVLQLQSSLTQSNAQGLLSGSAVLYQADEEQTDLLNRACFGRPILTAEKDKQWFQFGMEEAFYLLYHLNCLKIVDGQDCEKNVQELWQDMKSQKPTFPEFYIAYQHLRLKNWVVRPGSQYGVDFVAYRHHPALVHSEYAVLVLSEGGGSNENGRLRVWSDFLCTIRLCGSVAKTLLVLTVNDNGSGFVSPSCLDSYSIEERTVTRWSPEQCRENPAKV, encoded by the coding sequence ATGGCGCCGAGATGGAAAGGGAAGGGTTCAGAAGCCAAAGCTCTAGCAGATCCCATGTCCAATATCGTACTTCAGCTTCAATCTTCTCTGACACAGTCGAACGCTCAAGGATTATTATCTGGTTCTGCTGTACTTTATCAAGCCGATGAAGAACAAACCGATCTTCTTAATCGCGCTTGTTTCGGTCGACCAATTCTTACCGCCGAGAAGGACAAGCAATGGTTTCAATTCGGCATGGAAGAGGCTTTTTACTTGCTCTATCATTTGAATTGCCTCAAAATTGTCGATGGACAAGACTGTGAAAAGAATGTTCAAGAGCTTTGGCAGGATATGAAGTCTCAAAAGCCTACATTCCCCGAGTTTTACATCGCTTATCAACATCTTCGATTGAAGAATTGGGTTGTGAGACCTGGATCTCAATACGGGGTTGATTTTGTGGCTTATCGTCACCATCCAGCTCTTGTGCACTCTGAATATGCTGTTCTTGTGTTGTCCGAAGGAGGAGGCAGTAATGAGAATGGGCGATTGAGGGTTTGGTCTGATTTTCTATGCACAATTCGGCTTTGTGGAAGCGTTGCAAAAACGCTGCTAGTTCTTACTGTCAATGATAATGGAAgcggttttgtttctccttcgTGTTTGGACAGTTACTCCATTGAAGAACGCACAGTTACAAGGTGGAGTCCAGAACAATGCCGTGAAAATCCTGCAAAAGTGTAA
- the LOC120087732 gene encoding 40S ribosomal protein S23, with protein MGKTRGMGAGRKLKSHRRRQRWADKAYKKSHLGNEWKKPFAGSSHAKGIVLEKIGIEAKQPNSAIRKCARVQLIKNGKKIAAFVPNDGCLNYIEENDEVLIAGFGRKGHAVGDIPGVRFKVVKVSGVSLLALFKEKKEKPRS; from the exons ATGGG GAAGACAAGGGGAATGGGAGCGGGTCGCAAGTTGAAGTCCCACCGCAGAAGACAAAGGTGGGCTGACAAAGCATACAAGAAATCCCATCTTGGAAACGAGTGGAAGAAACCGTTTGCTGGATCTTCCCATGCAAAAGGCATTGTTCTAGAAAAGAT TGGTATTGAGGCTAAGCAGCCTAACTCTGCTATTAGAAAGTGTGCTAGAGTTCAACTTATTAAGAACGGGAAGAAGATTGCTGCATTCGTCCCAAATGATGGTTGTCTTAACTACATTGAAGAAAAT GACGAGGTTCTCATTGCTGGATTTGGTCGAAAAGGACATGCTGTTGGTGATATTCCTGGAGTCAGATTTAAGGTGGTGAAGGTGTCAGGTGTATCTCTGCTGGCTCTCTTCAAGGAAAAGAAGGAGAAGCCAAGGTCTTAA